A single genomic interval of Lacrimispora sphenoides JCM 1415 harbors:
- a CDS encoding S8 family peptidase gives MQDQKLEVLLNLALSATPEEREKSGNLNVGYNPEEKTWDVIVKHSGDISNLSLIGIRVEQMVNEYSILTVPESLIDQLSALPQIEYVEKPKRLFFAINQAKSASCVNLVQQGSNPLTGRGVLVAIIDSGIDYYHADFRNDDGTTRIVALWDQTLDRVFTAEDINAALATGSRTEARRLVPSVDISGHGTAVASIAVGNGRENRGQYRGIAFESPILVVKLGVPQEGGFPRTTELMRAVNFAVQQAVSMRMPLAINLSFGNTYGSHDGTSLLETFLDDLSNYGKTVIVVGTGNEGVAGGHISGALTMSNPEEIELSVGQYQRSFSVQLWKSYADLFDISIITPSGVVIGPISSSLGPQTINYGNTRILLYYGKPGPYSVAQEIYMDFLPLDTYIDSGIWKFRLTPRQIVEGKYDLWLPSAGVLSESTRFLRATPETTLTIPSTANKVISVGAYDDTYQSYADFSGRGFTRRTNLVKPDLAAPGVGIIAARAGGGYESVTGTSFATPFVTGSAALLMQWGIVDGRDPFLFGEKVKAYFIRGARPLPGITKYPNPELGYGALCVSDSLPV, from the coding sequence ATGCAAGATCAAAAGCTGGAAGTCCTGTTAAATCTTGCCCTCAGCGCAACTCCTGAAGAGCGTGAAAAATCAGGCAATTTAAATGTAGGATACAATCCAGAGGAAAAAACATGGGATGTGATCGTTAAGCATTCCGGGGATATAAGCAATCTTTCCCTTATTGGAATCCGGGTGGAGCAAATGGTAAACGAATACTCCATACTTACAGTTCCGGAATCCCTTATTGACCAGTTAAGTGCCTTGCCTCAAATCGAATATGTTGAAAAACCAAAGAGGCTGTTTTTTGCCATCAACCAGGCAAAGTCGGCCTCTTGTGTCAATTTGGTCCAGCAGGGAAGCAATCCTCTTACCGGAAGGGGAGTTTTGGTAGCCATCATTGATTCGGGGATTGATTATTACCACGCTGATTTCCGGAATGATGACGGTACGACCAGGATCGTAGCGCTGTGGGATCAGACACTGGACCGGGTGTTCACTGCAGAAGATATCAATGCCGCCCTGGCTACCGGAAGCAGGACAGAGGCCAGAAGGCTGGTTCCAAGCGTAGATATCTCCGGCCATGGTACAGCCGTGGCATCCATAGCGGTCGGAAACGGAAGGGAAAACAGGGGACAATACCGGGGAATCGCTTTTGAAAGCCCGATTTTAGTTGTAAAGCTTGGAGTTCCTCAGGAAGGCGGGTTTCCCAGGACAACAGAACTTATGCGTGCGGTCAATTTTGCAGTACAGCAAGCGGTAAGTATGCGGATGCCCCTGGCCATTAACTTAAGCTTTGGCAATACTTATGGATCCCATGACGGCACCAGCCTTTTAGAGACATTTCTAGATGACTTATCCAATTACGGGAAGACAGTGATTGTGGTAGGAACAGGTAACGAAGGGGTGGCTGGCGGCCATATTTCCGGAGCCCTGACAATGTCAAATCCCGAGGAAATTGAGCTGAGCGTGGGACAATACCAGCGAAGCTTCAGTGTACAGCTATGGAAATCTTATGCGGATTTATTTGACATCAGCATTATAACACCTTCCGGAGTGGTGATCGGACCCATCAGCAGCAGCCTGGGACCTCAAACCATAAACTATGGAAATACAAGAATTTTGTTGTACTATGGGAAGCCCGGACCTTACAGTGTGGCACAGGAAATTTATATGGATTTCCTTCCTCTCGATACCTATATTGACAGCGGGATATGGAAATTCCGCCTGACTCCCAGACAGATCGTGGAAGGCAAATACGATCTCTGGCTCCCATCTGCCGGAGTGCTGAGCGAGTCTACCAGGTTTTTAAGAGCCACGCCTGAAACCACTTTGACCATTCCATCTACAGCAAACAAGGTCATATCCGTGGGGGCTTATGATGATACTTATCAGTCTTATGCGGATTTTTCCGGCAGAGGATTTACAAGAAGAACCAATCTGGTAAAACCGGATCTGGCTGCTCCAGGAGTGGGGATCATTGCGGCAAGGGCCGGAGGCGGATACGAGTCGGTAACAGGTACGTCCTTTGCAACTCCTTTTGTCACCGGCAGCGCCGCCCTTTTGATGCAGTGGGGAATTGTGGATGGAAGGGATCCGTTTCTGTTCGGGGAAAAGGTTAAGGCTTATTTTATTCGCGGTGCCAGGCCTCTGCCCGGAATTACGAAATATCCCAATCCTGAGCTTGGATACGGCGCTTTATGCGTGAGCGACAGCCTTCCTGTATAA
- a CDS encoding AraC family transcriptional regulator has translation MEVRHELVIPNDDLPFRLFIFEGRDGNYKVTKHWHHSVEIFLVQEGRIDFYINNSHLSLEKQDFVLVNSNEVHSIECPNPNITIVLQIPAESFEEYMGEENYVNFEKKDEVQNKRLTQLVISMFSIYEEQEYGYSLKVKSLFYELLYLLVTEFKAEAMDKEVIRQKKQLDKLSKVTQYMRENYDQDLKLDEVAGRFGFSPTYLSRIFQKYAQVNYRTYLIDLRVKYAVRELVGTGGEIGEIAMKHGFPDSRAFSKAFKKRYGCLPSEYRKHLDAGR, from the coding sequence ATGGAAGTCAGACATGAACTGGTCATTCCCAATGATGATTTGCCTTTCCGGCTGTTTATTTTTGAGGGGAGGGATGGAAATTACAAGGTCACGAAACACTGGCACCACTCCGTTGAGATTTTTCTGGTTCAGGAAGGCAGGATTGATTTTTATATCAACAACAGCCACCTATCCCTTGAAAAACAGGATTTTGTGCTGGTCAATTCTAATGAAGTCCATTCCATTGAATGCCCAAATCCTAATATCACCATAGTTCTTCAAATACCGGCGGAATCCTTTGAGGAGTACATGGGAGAAGAAAATTATGTGAATTTTGAGAAAAAGGATGAGGTCCAAAACAAGAGACTGACGCAGCTGGTGATTTCCATGTTTTCCATATATGAGGAACAGGAATATGGTTATAGCCTGAAGGTAAAAAGCCTGTTCTATGAACTTCTGTATCTTTTGGTTACGGAATTTAAAGCGGAGGCCATGGATAAGGAGGTCATCCGCCAGAAAAAGCAGCTCGACAAGCTGTCAAAGGTGACTCAGTATATGAGAGAAAATTATGACCAGGACTTAAAGCTTGACGAGGTGGCAGGGCGATTTGGCTTCAGTCCTACCTACCTGTCCAGAATCTTTCAAAAATATGCGCAGGTCAATTACCGTACCTATCTTATTGACCTGCGTGTCAAGTATGCGGTCCGGGAACTGGTAGGGACCGGCGGTGAGATCGGTGAGATCGCCATGAAGCATGGATTTCCGGACAGCAGAGCCTTTTCCAAGGCATTTAAGAAGCGGTATGGCTGTCTTCCCAGTGAATACAGGAAACACCTGGATGCAGGCAGATGA
- a CDS encoding nucleoside kinase — translation MAVVTINGVEKQYPIGTSYQEIAKEYQPQYENDILLVSINGKLSELHKTVQFDCSLRFFTGKDQPGIQTYHRSAIFVMMKAFYDVAGAENIEKVTVDFSLGKGYYIEAHGKIGLTEELLSRVKARMQEYVSQKIPIMKRSVNTDDAIDLFHKHRMYDKERLFRYRRVSRVNIYSIGGFEDYYYGYMVQNTGYVKYFDLILHDEGFMIMLPQKENPKEVPVFEPEKKKKLFRVLKESVKWGERLNVSHVGALNEEIASGNINELILIQEALQEKKIAEIAERIGADRSKKFVMIAGPSSSGKTTFSHRLSVQLKAQGMIPHPIAVDDYFVNRVDSPKNPDGSYNYEVLESLDIEQFNKDMTALLAGETVEMPRYQFKTGVREYRGDYLKLGKDDILVIEGIHCLNDRLSYTLPKDSKFRVYVSALTQLNIDEHNRIPTTDCRLIRRMVRDARTRGASAQDTIRMWPAVRAGEEEYIFPFQESADMMFNSATVYELAVLKQYAEPLLFGIPRESPEYMEAKRLLKFLDYFLGVNCEDIPRNSIVREFIGGSCFKV, via the coding sequence ATGGCAGTTGTTACTATAAACGGTGTAGAAAAGCAATACCCAATTGGCACGTCTTATCAAGAGATTGCAAAAGAATATCAGCCCCAATATGAAAATGATATCTTACTGGTAAGCATAAACGGAAAATTAAGTGAGCTCCATAAAACAGTCCAGTTCGACTGCAGCCTTCGTTTCTTTACAGGGAAAGACCAGCCCGGAATCCAGACTTATCACAGAAGCGCAATATTTGTTATGATGAAAGCCTTTTACGATGTGGCTGGCGCAGAAAATATTGAAAAAGTGACTGTGGATTTTTCTCTTGGAAAAGGCTATTATATAGAGGCTCACGGAAAGATTGGACTGACTGAGGAACTGCTTTCCCGGGTAAAAGCCCGCATGCAGGAGTATGTGAGCCAAAAAATCCCGATTATGAAACGGAGTGTAAACACGGACGATGCCATTGATTTATTTCACAAGCACCGGATGTATGACAAAGAAAGACTGTTTCGCTACCGCCGGGTTTCCCGTGTCAATATCTACAGCATAGGCGGCTTTGAAGATTACTATTATGGATATATGGTTCAGAATACCGGATATGTTAAGTATTTTGACCTGATATTACATGATGAGGGCTTTATGATCATGCTGCCCCAGAAGGAAAACCCCAAAGAAGTACCTGTATTCGAGCCGGAAAAGAAGAAGAAGCTGTTCCGTGTGCTGAAGGAGAGTGTAAAATGGGGGGAACGGCTGAATGTATCCCATGTAGGCGCCCTGAATGAAGAGATTGCATCGGGCAATATCAATGAACTGATTTTAATTCAGGAGGCCTTACAGGAAAAGAAAATTGCTGAGATCGCGGAACGAATTGGTGCCGACAGGAGTAAAAAATTTGTTATGATTGCCGGACCGTCCTCATCCGGAAAAACCACCTTTTCCCACCGGCTGTCCGTTCAGCTAAAGGCTCAGGGAATGATCCCTCATCCCATTGCCGTGGACGATTATTTTGTCAATCGGGTAGACAGTCCGAAAAATCCGGACGGAAGCTACAATTATGAGGTTTTAGAAAGTCTGGATATTGAACAGTTTAATAAAGACATGACGGCTCTTCTGGCCGGAGAAACAGTGGAAATGCCGCGGTACCAATTTAAAACAGGGGTCAGGGAGTACCGAGGCGATTATCTCAAACTGGGAAAAGACGATATCCTGGTGATCGAAGGGATCCATTGCTTAAATGACAGGCTCTCCTATACCCTGCCAAAGGATAGTAAATTCCGTGTATATGTAAGTGCACTGACTCAGTTGAATATTGATGAACACAACCGGATTCCAACAACCGATTGCCGCCTGATCCGGCGGATGGTACGGGATGCCAGAACAAGGGGCGCTTCCGCGCAGGACACCATACGCATGTGGCCGGCGGTGAGAGCAGGAGAGGAAGAATATATTTTCCCCTTCCAGGAATCTGCGGATATGATGTTCAACTCGGCTACGGTCTATGAACTGGCTGTGCTGAAGCAGTATGCAGAACCTCTGTTATTCGGCATTCCCAGAGAATCCCCGGAATATATGGAAGCAAAGCGCCTGCTAAAATTCCTGGATTATTTTCTTGGAGTCAATTGTGAGGATATCCCGCGCAATTCCATTGTCAGAGAATTTATAGGAGGAAGCTGTTTTAAGGTTTAA
- the rpoD gene encoding RNA polymerase sigma factor RpoD, translating into MDENVKKAADKMVGSKKTEEEQAAELKALESAAAFEEKLNQLLLLAKKKRNVLENQEVLDFFVGENLDSDKLDQIYDFLESNKVDVLQIGGEELDLDEDLFIEEDIEDEEEIDMESIDLSVPEGISVEDPVRMYLKEIGKVPLLSSEDEIELAKRIELGDDDAKQRLTEANLRLVVSIAKRYVGRGMQFLDLIQEGNLGLIKAVEKFDYRKGYKFSTYATWWIRQAITRAIADQARTIRIPVHMVETINRLVRVSRQLLQELGREPVPEEIAARADMQVDRVREIMKVSQEPVSLETPIGEEEDSHLGDFIQDEQVAVPADAATFTMLHEQLMEVLDTLTEREQKVLKLRFGLDDGRPRTLEEVGKEFNVTRERIRQIEAKALRKLRHPSRSKKLKDYLDD; encoded by the coding sequence ATGGACGAGAATGTGAAGAAGGCAGCAGATAAAATGGTGGGGTCAAAAAAAACGGAAGAGGAACAGGCTGCAGAGCTTAAGGCTTTGGAGTCAGCCGCTGCATTTGAGGAGAAATTAAATCAGCTTCTTCTCCTTGCAAAAAAGAAACGGAATGTGCTGGAAAACCAGGAGGTTCTGGATTTTTTTGTGGGAGAGAACTTAGACTCGGATAAGCTGGATCAAATTTATGATTTTCTGGAAAGCAATAAGGTAGATGTGCTTCAAATCGGCGGTGAGGAACTGGATCTTGATGAGGATCTGTTCATAGAAGAAGATATCGAGGATGAAGAAGAAATCGATATGGAAAGTATTGATTTATCCGTTCCGGAAGGTATCAGTGTGGAAGATCCGGTCCGCATGTATTTGAAGGAGATCGGCAAGGTGCCTCTTCTTTCCAGTGAAGATGAAATCGAGCTCGCCAAGAGAATTGAGCTGGGTGATGATGATGCAAAGCAGAGGCTGACAGAGGCCAATCTGCGTCTGGTGGTCAGCATTGCCAAGCGTTATGTCGGGCGGGGAATGCAGTTTTTAGATTTGATCCAGGAAGGAAACTTAGGACTTATTAAGGCTGTGGAAAAGTTTGATTACCGGAAAGGTTATAAGTTCAGCACCTATGCGACCTGGTGGATCAGACAGGCCATCACACGCGCCATTGCGGACCAGGCCCGCACCATCCGGATTCCGGTTCATATGGTTGAGACCATCAACCGCCTGGTTCGTGTGTCCAGACAGCTTTTACAGGAGTTGGGCAGAGAGCCGGTGCCGGAGGAGATAGCAGCCAGAGCGGATATGCAGGTCGACAGGGTCAGAGAAATCATGAAGGTATCTCAGGAACCGGTATCCCTAGAGACACCAATCGGAGAGGAAGAGGACAGCCATCTTGGAGATTTTATACAGGATGAGCAAGTTGCTGTTCCGGCCGATGCCGCCACATTTACCATGCTCCATGAACAGTTAATGGAGGTGCTTGACACCCTGACCGAACGGGAGCAAAAGGTCTTAAAGCTGCGTTTCGGACTTGATGACGGCCGGCCCAGAACCTTAGAAGAGGTAGGAAAAGAATTTAATGTAACGAGAGAACGAATTCGTCAGATAGAAGCAAAAGCATTGCGTAAACTGCGCCATCCCAGCAGAAGCAAGAAGCTTAAGGACTATCTGGATGATTAA
- the dnaG gene encoding DNA primase, translating into MRYSEEVIEEVRMKNDIVDVISGYVKLQKKGSNYFGLCPFHNEKSPSFSVSPAKQMYYCFGCGAGGNVLTFIMEYENYSFSEALKVLADRSGVKLPAAEYSKEAREQEDLRSTLLEINKLAASYFYYQLKKPQGETGYRYLRDRQLSDETITRFGLGYSNKTSDDLYRYLKGKGYDDSLLKQTGLVTIEERGTYDKFWNRVMFPIMDVNNRVIGFGGRVMGAGEPKYLNSPETKLFDKSRNLYGLNYARLSREKYILICEGYMDVIAMHQAGFTNAVASLGTAFTTQHAQLLKRYTDKVVLTYDSDGAGVKAALRAIPILKEAGISIRVLNMQPYKDPDEFIKNQGAEEFRKRIDEARNSFLFEVDVLKKNYKMDDPEQKTEFYNQVARKLLEFPEALERENYLEAVSREYFINYDDLKRLVNRLGASFGPSVLAQREEEGNLKNQRKKEKEDGVKQSQRLLLTWLIENPLLFDKIEGVVTPDDFIEELYHKVARMVFDGHAAGTLNPAEILNHFIHDEGQYRAVAGLFHASLKESLDNEEQKKAFSETIMKVKKNSLDYASRHAAGILELQNIIKEQAALKDLHISLD; encoded by the coding sequence ATGCGATATTCGGAAGAAGTAATTGAAGAGGTCCGGATGAAGAATGACATCGTGGATGTGATCTCGGGATACGTCAAGCTGCAGAAGAAGGGAAGCAACTATTTTGGTCTCTGTCCTTTTCACAATGAAAAGTCCCCTTCCTTTTCCGTATCTCCCGCTAAACAGATGTACTACTGCTTTGGCTGCGGTGCAGGAGGAAATGTACTGACGTTTATTATGGAATATGAAAACTATTCCTTTTCTGAGGCCTTAAAAGTTCTGGCAGACCGTTCAGGCGTGAAGCTTCCTGCGGCAGAGTACAGCAAGGAAGCAAGAGAGCAGGAAGATCTTAGGTCCACTCTTTTGGAAATCAATAAGCTGGCCGCCAGTTACTTTTATTACCAGCTTAAAAAGCCTCAGGGTGAGACCGGCTACCGCTATTTAAGGGACAGGCAGTTAAGCGACGAGACCATCACAAGGTTCGGGCTTGGCTACTCCAATAAAACCAGCGATGATCTTTACCGGTATTTAAAGGGCAAGGGATATGACGATAGTCTGTTAAAGCAGACCGGACTGGTGACCATAGAGGAACGGGGGACCTATGATAAGTTTTGGAACCGGGTCATGTTTCCTATTATGGATGTGAACAACCGGGTCATAGGTTTCGGCGGCAGGGTCATGGGAGCCGGGGAACCAAAGTATTTAAACTCGCCGGAGACAAAGCTTTTTGACAAAAGCCGGAATTTATATGGTCTTAATTATGCCAGGCTTTCACGGGAAAAGTACATATTGATCTGCGAGGGCTACATGGATGTGATCGCGATGCACCAGGCCGGCTTTACCAATGCGGTGGCTTCTCTGGGAACGGCATTTACCACCCAGCATGCCCAGCTTTTAAAACGGTATACGGATAAAGTGGTTCTCACCTATGACAGCGACGGCGCAGGCGTTAAGGCTGCCCTCCGTGCCATTCCCATTCTTAAGGAAGCGGGAATCTCCATCCGCGTGCTTAACATGCAGCCATATAAAGATCCGGATGAGTTCATAAAGAATCAGGGGGCAGAAGAATTCCGTAAACGGATCGATGAGGCCCGCAACAGCTTCCTGTTTGAAGTTGATGTGCTGAAAAAGAATTATAAAATGGATGATCCGGAGCAGAAAACAGAATTTTATAATCAGGTGGCCAGGAAACTTCTGGAATTCCCGGAAGCACTGGAACGTGAGAATTATTTGGAGGCGGTATCCAGGGAATATTTTATCAATTATGATGATTTAAAACGTCTGGTCAACCGCTTAGGCGCTTCTTTTGGACCATCGGTTTTAGCTCAGAGGGAAGAAGAGGGAAACTTAAAAAATCAGAGGAAAAAGGAAAAGGAAGATGGTGTAAAGCAGTCCCAAAGGCTGCTTCTCACCTGGCTCATTGAAAATCCATTATTATTTGATAAGATTGAAGGAGTTGTTACTCCTGATGATTTTATAGAAGAACTGTATCACAAGGTGGCACGGATGGTTTTTGACGGACACGCTGCCGGAACATTGAATCCGGCCGAGATCTTAAATCATTTCATTCATGATGAAGGTCAATACCGGGCAGTCGCAGGTCTTTTTCATGCGAGCTTAAAAGAGTCCCTAGATAATGAAGAGCAAAAAAAGGCGTTTTCGGAAACAATTATGAAAGTGAAAAAAAACAGTCTGGATTATGCCAGCCGTCATGCAGCGGGGATTTTGGAACTGCAGAATATTATAAAGGAACAGGCTGCGTTAAAGGATTTGCATATTTCGCTGGATTAG
- a CDS encoding tRNA (adenine(22)-N(1))-methyltransferase has protein sequence MKLSRRLETIASFVPEGSRIADIGTDHGYIPIHLVQEGKAKYAIAMDVRKGPLLRAQAHIQEAGLQAHVEVRLSDGLLKLEQNEADCVVIAGMGGELIIHILEEGRNLWEGISYWVLSPHSELDKVRRFLEEQEFFIERETMIKEEGKFYSVMGISRKIKTGDKDEREISYRYGRSLLESKDPVLKDYLKKEEEQLEQIMSGLTGSQTEAAVRRMEELKLELAYNKEAQDAVR, from the coding sequence ATGAAGTTATCAAGGCGTTTGGAAACGATTGCTTCCTTTGTTCCGGAAGGAAGCAGAATTGCAGATATTGGGACGGATCATGGTTATATTCCTATCCATCTGGTACAGGAAGGAAAAGCAAAATATGCCATTGCCATGGATGTGCGGAAGGGCCCCTTGTTAAGGGCCCAGGCCCATATCCAGGAGGCAGGTCTGCAAGCCCATGTGGAAGTCCGTTTAAGCGACGGACTTTTAAAATTAGAGCAGAACGAAGCAGACTGTGTGGTCATAGCTGGCATGGGCGGTGAGCTGATCATACATATACTTGAGGAAGGCCGTAATTTATGGGAAGGCATTTCCTACTGGGTCCTATCCCCTCACTCAGAACTGGACAAGGTGCGCAGATTCCTGGAAGAACAGGAATTTTTTATTGAGCGGGAGACTATGATAAAAGAAGAAGGAAAGTTCTATTCCGTAATGGGAATCAGCAGAAAGATAAAAACAGGTGATAAAGATGAACGCGAGATTTCCTACCGCTATGGAAGAAGCCTGCTGGAATCCAAAGATCCTGTTTTAAAGGATTATTTAAAAAAGGAAGAAGAGCAGCTGGAGCAGATCATGAGTGGGCTTACCGGGAGCCAGACGGAGGCAGCGGTCAGAAGAATGGAAGAGCTGAAGCTGGAACTAGCCTATAACAAGGAGGCACAGGATGCAGTGCGATAA
- a CDS encoding Nif3-like dinuclear metal center hexameric protein — protein sequence MQCDKLIEKLEQLAPPVCACDWDNVGLLAGRSDKEVKKVFIALDATDEVVENAVRWGADLLITHHPLIFKPLNRINDKDFISRRIISLIRNDISYYAMHTNFDAAPGCMADAAAQKLGLTDLNVLDKEGVMLKETTEGSREIVYGIGKTGYLKEEMTVKEIAVLVKERFHLPFVTVYGEAAPGETVRFVGISPGSGGSMIKPALAAGVKVFITGDIGHHSGIDAAANHMAVIDAGHYGLEYLFLDFLEEYLKKEVGEDLEICKAEVEFPETFI from the coding sequence ATGCAGTGCGATAAACTCATAGAAAAACTGGAACAGCTGGCGCCGCCAGTCTGTGCCTGTGATTGGGATAATGTGGGCCTTTTAGCAGGCCGTAGTGATAAAGAAGTAAAAAAGGTTTTTATTGCCTTAGATGCTACTGACGAGGTGGTGGAAAATGCTGTACGGTGGGGAGCAGATTTATTGATTACTCATCATCCCCTTATTTTCAAGCCTTTGAATAGAATTAATGACAAGGATTTTATATCCAGACGTATTATAAGCCTGATCCGCAATGACATCTCTTACTATGCCATGCATACAAACTTTGATGCCGCTCCTGGCTGTATGGCTGATGCAGCCGCACAAAAGCTTGGGCTTACAGATTTAAACGTGCTGGATAAAGAAGGCGTGATGCTGAAAGAAACAACGGAAGGTTCCAGGGAAATAGTATATGGAATCGGGAAAACGGGGTATCTTAAGGAAGAGATGACAGTAAAGGAGATCGCTGTTCTTGTGAAGGAGCGGTTTCATCTTCCCTTTGTCACTGTTTATGGAGAGGCAGCACCAGGAGAGACCGTACGTTTTGTAGGCATAAGTCCTGGATCCGGAGGAAGTATGATCAAACCGGCTCTGGCTGCAGGTGTGAAAGTCTTTATAACAGGCGATATCGGCCACCACAGTGGGATTGATGCCGCTGCAAACCATATGGCTGTCATTGATGCCGGCCATTACGGCCTGGAATATCTGTTTTTGGACTTTCTGGAAGAGTATCTGAAGAAAGAAGTAGGGGAGGACTTAGAAATCTGCAAGGCAGAAGTGGAATTTCCTGAAACATTCATATAA
- a CDS encoding deoxyguanosinetriphosphate triphosphohydrolase — MNIRESTEQWEEAYLSPYAAFSKNSKGREREEDACDIRTAYQRDRDRIIHCKAFRRLKHKTQVFLSPEGDHYRTRLTHTLEVSQIARTIAKSLRMNEDLTEAIALAHDLGHTPFGHSGEAILNKICSQGFAHYKQSVRVVEVLEKDGMGLNLTWEVRDGILNHRTSGHPSTLEGGIVRLSDKIAYINHDIDDAIRAKMFVEEDLPECYTGVLGHSVRERLNNLIHDIIRNSYGKPEIIMSPDMEKAMQGLRTWMFENVYKSDIPKAEEGKAQHLIVMLFNYYMEHPDKLAEEYRTLMEEGEESREQAVCDYIAGMSDRFAIDKFEELFVPKAWKMV; from the coding sequence ATGAATATCAGGGAATCCACTGAACAATGGGAGGAAGCATATTTAAGTCCTTATGCCGCTTTCAGTAAGAACAGTAAAGGAAGAGAGCGGGAAGAGGACGCTTGTGATATCCGGACTGCCTACCAACGGGACCGGGACCGGATCATTCACTGCAAGGCATTTCGCAGGCTGAAACATAAAACCCAGGTTTTTCTGTCCCCGGAAGGGGATCACTACAGAACCAGACTGACTCATACCCTGGAAGTATCCCAGATAGCCAGAACCATAGCAAAATCTCTGCGCATGAACGAAGACTTAACAGAGGCCATAGCTTTGGCTCATGATCTGGGCCATACCCCATTCGGCCATTCCGGGGAAGCAATTTTGAATAAGATCTGCTCCCAGGGCTTTGCCCATTATAAGCAAAGCGTACGGGTAGTAGAAGTTTTGGAAAAGGATGGCATGGGCTTAAACCTCACCTGGGAGGTCAGGGATGGAATCTTAAATCACCGCACCAGCGGTCACCCTTCCACATTAGAAGGGGGCATTGTCCGCCTGTCGGATAAGATTGCCTACATCAACCATGACATTGACGATGCCATCAGGGCAAAGATGTTTGTGGAGGAGGATCTGCCGGAGTGCTATACGGGCGTTTTGGGTCACAGCGTTCGTGAAAGACTTAACAATCTGATCCATGATATTATCCGCAACAGCTATGGAAAGCCGGAGATCATAATGTCTCCCGATATGGAGAAGGCCATGCAGGGGCTGCGCACCTGGATGTTTGAAAACGTTTATAAAAGTGATATCCCAAAAGCAGAAGAAGGGAAAGCACAACATCTCATCGTCATGCTTTTTAATTACTATATGGAACACCCGGACAAGCTAGCGGAGGAATACCGCACCTTAATGGAGGAAGGGGAAGAAAGCAGGGAACAGGCGGTCTGCGATTACATTGCAGGCATGAGTGACAGATTTGCCATTGATAAATTTGAAGAGCTGTTTGTCCCAAAAGCCTGGAAAATGGTTTAA